One Bradyrhizobium zhanjiangense DNA segment encodes these proteins:
- the trbF gene encoding conjugal transfer protein TrbF: protein MSVFRRSSVRYGRTPEPETPYQRAAQVWDERIGSARVQARNWRLMAFGSLILASGLAGGLVWQSTHGTVVPWVVQVDKLGEAQAVAPAVADYRPNDPQIAWYLAHFIQIVRSLPADPIIVRHNWLQAYDFTTTAGAAALNDYARANDPFVNLGKQQVAIDVSSVIRASPDSFRVAWVEHRYQDGALAGTTRWTAILTIAIQPPTDADRLRKNPLGIYVNAINWSKELGQ from the coding sequence ATGTCAGTCTTTCGGCGATCGTCGGTGCGCTACGGCCGTACACCCGAACCCGAAACGCCCTATCAGCGCGCTGCGCAAGTTTGGGACGAACGCATCGGCTCCGCCCGCGTGCAGGCCAGGAACTGGCGGCTGATGGCTTTCGGTTCGTTGATCCTCGCTTCCGGCCTCGCCGGGGGGCTCGTCTGGCAATCCACGCATGGCACCGTCGTGCCCTGGGTGGTGCAGGTCGACAAGCTCGGCGAGGCGCAAGCCGTGGCGCCCGCCGTCGCCGACTACAGGCCGAACGACCCGCAGATTGCCTGGTATCTCGCCCATTTCATCCAGATCGTTCGCTCACTTCCGGCCGACCCGATCATCGTGCGGCACAACTGGCTGCAGGCCTATGATTTCACGACCACGGCGGGCGCGGCGGCGCTGAACGACTACGCCCGCGCCAATGACCCCTTCGTCAATCTCGGCAAGCAGCAGGTCGCCATCGACGTCTCCAGTGTTATCCGTGCCTCGCCCGACAGTTTTCGCGTGGCCTGGGTTGAGCATCGCTATCAAGACGGGGCGCTCGCCGGCACCACACGTTGGACAGCGATCCTCACCATCGCGATTCAGCCGCCCACCGACGCCGATCGGCTGCGCAAGAATCCACTCGGCATCTACGTCAACGCCATCAACTGGTCAAAGGAGCTGGGACAATGA
- the trbG gene encoding P-type conjugative transfer protein TrbG translates to MTPPIFSKAGGPASRFFIVLQNRRVGDTSLRKPAFAALLMSVSALGGCAHSFIPPDINYDSAEPAALTTDPPPPVKIVELPKPLPLPGQLKPLAAGKRVPEATDPKVRVKQANAAARVQPVRNGFINAVQVYPFSGGALYQVYTAPGQITDVALQEGEQLVGSGPVAAGDTVRWIIGDTESGAGATRKIHILVKPTRPELVTNLVVNTDRRTYLLELRSTEKTYMASVSWQYPEDQLIALRRQNAAAETAAPIAASVDLASINFRYAIEGDDPAWRPLRAFDDGNKVYIEFPSGIVQGEMPPLFVIGPAGGSELVNYRVNRNYYIVDRLFAAAELRLGDKDSERRVRIVRTDGRPRAWR, encoded by the coding sequence ATGACCCCGCCGATTTTCTCGAAAGCCGGCGGTCCGGCTTCGCGTTTCTTCATCGTTCTGCAAAACCGGAGAGTCGGCGATACGTCTCTCCGTAAACCCGCCTTTGCGGCTTTACTGATGTCCGTCTCTGCCCTTGGCGGCTGCGCACACAGTTTCATCCCGCCCGACATTAATTACGATAGCGCTGAGCCGGCAGCGCTCACCACTGATCCGCCGCCGCCGGTCAAGATCGTAGAATTGCCAAAACCCCTGCCGCTGCCTGGGCAGTTAAAACCGCTCGCCGCCGGCAAACGGGTCCCCGAAGCCACTGATCCGAAGGTTCGCGTCAAGCAGGCCAACGCTGCGGCACGGGTGCAACCGGTCCGCAACGGATTCATCAACGCGGTACAGGTCTATCCGTTTTCCGGCGGAGCCCTCTACCAGGTCTATACGGCGCCCGGCCAGATCACCGATGTGGCCCTGCAGGAGGGCGAGCAACTCGTCGGCTCCGGTCCGGTTGCCGCTGGTGACACCGTGCGTTGGATCATCGGCGATACCGAGAGCGGGGCGGGCGCGACCAGGAAGATCCACATCCTAGTCAAGCCGACGCGGCCGGAACTGGTCACCAATCTCGTCGTCAACACCGATCGGCGGACCTACCTGCTCGAGCTGCGCTCGACCGAGAAGACCTACATGGCCTCGGTCTCCTGGCAGTATCCCGAGGACCAACTCATTGCGCTTCGGCGGCAGAATGCGGCTGCTGAAACCGCAGCGCCCATCGCAGCCAGCGTCGATCTCGCCTCGATCAACTTCCGTTACGCGATCGAAGGCGATGATCCGGCCTGGCGTCCGCTGCGCGCCTTTGACGACGGGAACAAAGTCTACATCGAGTTTCCGAGTGGCATCGTTCAGGGCGAAATGCCGCCGCTGTTCGTCATTGGTCCGGCCGGTGGCTCCGAACTGGTGAACTACCGCGTCAACCGCAACTACTACATCGTCGACCGCCTGTTCGCCGCCGCCGAATTGCGTCTCGGCGACAAGGATAGCGAGCGGCGCGTGCGCATTGTCCGCACCGACGGAAGGCCGCGCGCATGGCGATAG